A single genomic interval of Camelina sativa cultivar DH55 chromosome 11, Cs, whole genome shotgun sequence harbors:
- the LOC109127353 gene encoding LOW QUALITY PROTEIN: putative F-box protein At5g39470 (The sequence of the model RefSeq protein was modified relative to this genomic sequence to represent the inferred CDS: deleted 1 base in 1 codon; substituted 1 base at 1 genomic stop codon), which yields MINKELYGACLLLTLPEDVFVCYLSFLSPSDLCNLXSVLQRSWLVQCEVVKVVKSLVGIWVQQNKRFGYVMAGFFSAVLVGCQLMRTREVETVGMQSKSHI from the exons ATGATAAACAAGGAATTATATGGTGCTTGCTTGCTTCTTACGCTTCCAGaagatgtgtttgtttgttatctcTCATTTCTTTCTCCAAGCGACCTTTGCAATCTATAGTCT GTGCTGCAAAGGTCTTGGCTTGTCCAATGTGAAGTAGTAAAG GTGGTGAAGTCTCTTGTTGGGATTTGGGTTCAGCAAAACAAGAGGTTTGGTTACGTGATGGCTGGTTTCTTCTCTGCTGTACTTGTAGGATGCCAGTTAATGCGCACAAGAG AGGTGGAGACTGTTGGGAtgcaatccaagtcccacatctga